The following are from one region of the Anaeropeptidivorans aminofermentans genome:
- a CDS encoding HD domain-containing protein produces MRKAIWSKVWLDSNSEELAIEFRDCVEDLLQDEMVQKLDDFIQHFSTTRLQHSINVAYHSYLICKFLGLDYRSAARAGILHDLFLYDWRVERQPEGRHAFAHPKVALRNARKIAKLNPIEEDGIVKHMWPVTFALPKYLESYIITFVDKYCAYGETMEGLIYGIAEKSMILNCLISGGVYAK; encoded by the coding sequence TTGAGAAAAGCCATTTGGTCAAAGGTATGGTTGGATAGTAACAGCGAAGAACTTGCAATTGAATTTAGAGATTGTGTCGAAGATCTTCTTCAAGATGAAATGGTTCAAAAGCTTGATGATTTTATACAGCATTTTAGTACAACAAGGCTTCAGCATAGTATAAACGTAGCTTACCACAGTTATTTAATATGCAAGTTTTTAGGGCTTGATTACAGGTCCGCCGCAAGAGCAGGAATTCTGCACGATTTGTTTTTATATGACTGGAGAGTGGAAAGACAGCCGGAAGGAAGGCATGCTTTCGCCCACCCAAAGGTTGCCTTGAGAAACGCCAGAAAGATTGCCAAATTAAACCCTATCGAGGAAGACGGCATCGTTAAGCATATGTGGCCTGTAACCTTTGCGCTTCCTAAATATTTGGAATCTTATATTATTACGTTTGTAGATAAGTATTGCGCTTACGGAGAAACAATGGAAGGCCTTATATATGGGATAGCGGAAAAATCCATGATTTTAAACTGTCTTATTTCAGGAGGAGTGTATGCCAAATAA
- a CDS encoding DUF951 domain-containing protein — translation MKFSVGDIVTMKKPHPCGTNEWEVLRVGVDFRLKCRNCGHLIMIPRTKFEKSVKKVLFSAEQEENTETGI, via the coding sequence ATGAAATTTTCAGTTGGCGATATTGTTACTATGAAAAAGCCCCACCCCTGCGGAACCAACGAATGGGAGGTTTTGCGGGTAGGAGTGGATTTTCGCCTTAAATGCAGAAACTGCGGGCATTTAATAATGATACCCCGGACAAAATTTGAAAAAAGCGTAAAAAAAGTCTTGTTTTCTGCTGAACAAGAAGAAAATACAGAAACAGGCATATAA
- a CDS encoding TspO/MBR family protein, with product MKIKWKTLLICIAIPLIAGGVAGFISKNSMGTFEVLDKPPLSPPGWVFPVAWTILYILMGIASYLILTSRAPQENIGRAIRLYGLQLFFNFFWSFLFFNLNLYFFAFIWLVTLWLLILATTISFLRISKIAAYFMLPYLLWVTFAGYLNLGIAILN from the coding sequence TTGAAAATTAAATGGAAAACACTATTAATTTGCATTGCGATTCCACTGATTGCAGGCGGCGTTGCAGGATTTATTTCAAAGAACAGCATGGGGACTTTTGAAGTTCTAGACAAGCCTCCATTGTCGCCTCCGGGATGGGTATTTCCAGTGGCTTGGACTATACTCTATATACTAATGGGCATTGCTTCCTATCTAATTCTTACATCGCGGGCACCGCAAGAAAACATTGGCAGAGCTATAAGACTTTATGGCTTGCAACTTTTCTTTAACTTTTTTTGGTCTTTTTTATTTTTTAATTTAAATTTGTATTTTTTCGCCTTTATCTGGCTCGTTACTTTATGGCTTCTAATTCTGGCTACGACCATTTCATTTTTAAGGATATCAAAAATAGCGGCATATTTCATGCTGCCATATCTTCTGTGGGTAACTTTTGCAGGGTATCTGAATCTCGGTATCGCAATTCTTAATTAA
- a CDS encoding PrsW family glutamic-type intramembrane protease, whose product MKLLSIAIAPVIIAVIYIYIRDKYEKEPWDLLFLGVIFGAVITAPIIKIENIVTSWMPVLGKIEEAFYMAFIVASLVEEAMKYIVLYFLSWRNRNFNEKFDGIVYAVFIALGFAGVENILYVFNPDFGGLDTAIGRSIISVPAHGIFGVSMGYSFAMAKFEPENRTRHMLLGFIVPLLLHGVFDFILLSEISVLMPLFWVFVLFLWVYALKRIKIHVESSPFKPTKEK is encoded by the coding sequence ATGAAGCTTTTAAGTATTGCCATAGCACCTGTTATAATTGCCGTTATTTATATTTATATAAGAGATAAATATGAAAAAGAGCCCTGGGACCTGCTTTTTTTAGGGGTAATTTTTGGGGCGGTTATAACGGCTCCTATAATAAAAATTGAAAATATTGTTACTTCATGGATGCCGGTCCTTGGAAAAATAGAAGAAGCATTTTATATGGCTTTTATTGTTGCGTCTTTGGTTGAGGAAGCGATGAAATATATAGTGCTTTATTTTCTATCCTGGAGAAACAGAAATTTTAATGAAAAGTTTGACGGAATCGTCTATGCCGTTTTTATAGCCCTTGGATTTGCCGGGGTTGAAAATATTCTTTATGTATTTAACCCGGATTTCGGCGGCCTGGATACGGCCATAGGCAGAAGCATAATATCTGTTCCCGCCCATGGAATATTTGGCGTAAGCATGGGCTATAGCTTTGCCATGGCAAAATTTGAGCCTGAAAACAGAACAAGACATATGCTTTTGGGCTTTATCGTGCCTTTGCTTCTTCATGGGGTTTTCGACTTCATTTTGTTGTCGGAAATATCTGTTCTTATGCCGCTCTTTTGGGTTTTTGTTCTCTTCCTATGGGTATATGCCCTTAAAAGAATTAAAATTCATGTGGAAAGCTCTCCCTTTAAGCCTACAAAAGAAAAATAA
- a CDS encoding NUDIX hydrolase, with product MIEAVSCGGVVFHKGKVLLLYKNQNGKYMGWVMPKGTIEEGETFKQTALREVKEETGVSAKIIKYIGKTQYSFKGNDDLVNKTVHWYLMSADSFYCKPQAEEFFADAGYYKQHEAYHLLKFHDEKQIMRKAYHEYNELRRNKDRINKPYRKSGIKY from the coding sequence TTGATTGAAGCAGTTAGCTGCGGAGGCGTTGTTTTCCATAAAGGGAAGGTCTTATTACTGTATAAAAACCAAAACGGTAAATACATGGGATGGGTAATGCCGAAGGGTACCATAGAAGAAGGGGAAACTTTTAAGCAAACTGCTTTGCGTGAGGTAAAGGAGGAAACAGGAGTTAGTGCTAAAATAATTAAATATATCGGAAAAACCCAGTACAGCTTTAAAGGCAATGACGATTTAGTCAATAAAACTGTCCACTGGTATCTGATGAGCGCCGATTCTTTTTACTGCAAGCCTCAGGCTGAAGAGTTTTTTGCAGACGCAGGGTACTACAAACAGCATGAGGCATATCATCTGCTTAAATTTCATGATGAAAAACAGATAATGCGAAAAGCCTACCATGAATATAATGAACTAAGGCGTAATAAAGACCGGATAAACAAGCCTTACCGCAAAAGCGGAATAAAATATTAG
- a CDS encoding exodeoxyribonuclease III, producing the protein MLKMISWNVNGLRAAITKGFEDFFKSEDADIFCIQETKMQEGQAELNLEGYYQYFNSAVKKGYSGTGLFTKIKPLNVTYGINIADHDNEGRVITAEYENFFLVNVYTPNSQRELARLSYRMEWEEAFLSYLNGLREKKPLVLCGDLNVAHKEIDLKNPKTNRKNAGFTDEEREKFTVLLGEGYVDSFRHFYPDKEGAYTWWSYMRNARGTNAGWRIDYFVVSENIKDKLKDAVIYSDIYGSDHCPVGILIDL; encoded by the coding sequence ATGCTGAAGATGATTTCCTGGAATGTTAACGGGCTTAGGGCCGCCATTACGAAAGGATTTGAAGATTTTTTCAAAAGCGAAGACGCCGACATTTTCTGCATACAGGAAACTAAAATGCAGGAAGGGCAGGCAGAGCTTAATTTAGAGGGATATTATCAGTATTTTAACAGTGCCGTTAAAAAAGGGTATTCAGGAACAGGCCTTTTTACAAAAATTAAACCTTTAAATGTTACTTACGGGATAAATATAGCAGACCATGATAATGAAGGTAGGGTGATTACTGCCGAATATGAGAACTTTTTCCTTGTGAATGTCTATACTCCTAATTCTCAAAGGGAGCTTGCAAGGCTCAGCTACCGTATGGAATGGGAGGAGGCCTTTCTTTCCTATTTGAATGGCCTTAGAGAGAAAAAGCCTTTGGTTTTATGCGGAGACCTTAATGTTGCCCATAAAGAAATAGACCTTAAGAATCCAAAGACCAACAGGAAAAATGCCGGCTTTACAGATGAAGAAAGAGAAAAGTTCACCGTCCTTCTTGGTGAAGGATATGTAGATTCTTTCAGGCATTTTTATCCCGATAAAGAAGGGGCCTATACCTGGTGGAGCTACATGAGAAACGCCAGAGGAACAAATGCAGGGTGGCGTATTGACTATTTTGTTGTTTCGGAAAACATAAAGGACAAGCTTAAGGACGCTGTTATTTATTCTGATATTTACGGAAGCGACCATTGCCCTGTGGGCATTTTGATTGATTTATAG
- a CDS encoding PucR family transcriptional regulator, translating into MISNQILQNTINGLKNITKCDLSVIEREGKIIVSTEEDMIGKYADSIESFISSPAEGQSLQGYNYFKVFDNNVAEYVVAAKGEDVESYRVGQIAAFNIQNLLVAYKERYDKDNFIKNLLLDNLLLVDIYGRAKKLHIENSVPRIVYLIETDIDKEMNVVEIVRNIFPTRSKDFVTAVDEKSIILVKELKDKENKEEIEKTAKVISETLLSEVMIKCHIAIGTVVSDLKFVSASYKEAKMALEVGKIFESDKTIVNYDKLGIGRLIYQLPLSLCKMFVDEVLHGITMDQFDEETLTTVNKFFENNLNVSETSRQIYIHRNTLVYRLDKLQKMTGLDLRNFDDAIIFKITLMVSKYMAYKENNMY; encoded by the coding sequence ATGATTTCGAATCAAATTCTGCAAAACACAATTAATGGATTAAAAAATATAACTAAATGTGATTTAAGCGTAATTGAAAGAGAAGGAAAAATAATTGTAAGCACCGAGGAAGACATGATAGGTAAATATGCCGACAGCATAGAAAGCTTTATTTCTTCACCGGCTGAAGGCCAGAGCCTTCAAGGATATAATTATTTTAAAGTATTTGATAATAATGTTGCAGAATATGTTGTTGCTGCAAAAGGCGAGGATGTTGAAAGCTACAGGGTAGGCCAGATTGCCGCCTTTAATATTCAAAACCTTCTTGTGGCATATAAAGAACGCTACGATAAGGATAATTTCATAAAAAATCTTCTTCTTGATAATTTGCTTTTAGTTGATATATACGGCAGGGCGAAAAAGCTGCACATCGAAAACAGCGTTCCCAGAATCGTATATTTAATTGAAACAGATATTGACAAGGAAATGAATGTCGTTGAAATCGTGAGAAATATTTTCCCTACGAGAAGCAAGGATTTCGTTACGGCAGTGGATGAAAAAAGCATTATTCTTGTGAAAGAATTAAAGGATAAAGAAAATAAAGAAGAAATTGAAAAAACAGCAAAGGTAATCAGTGAGACTCTTTTAAGTGAAGTTATGATTAAATGCCATATTGCTATCGGTACCGTTGTAAGCGACCTTAAATTCGTTTCCGCTTCCTATAAAGAGGCTAAAATGGCCCTTGAAGTAGGTAAAATATTTGAATCGGATAAAACCATAGTAAATTATGATAAGCTTGGCATAGGCCGTTTGATTTACCAGCTTCCCCTTTCCCTTTGCAAAATGTTTGTGGATGAAGTTCTTCACGGTATCACTATGGACCAGTTTGATGAGGAGACTTTAACAACAGTAAACAAGTTTTTTGAAAATAATCTGAATGTTTCCGAAACTTCACGCCAGATTTATATTCATAGAAATACCCTTGTTTACAGGCTTGACAAGCTTCAGAAAATGACAGGCCTTGACCTTAGAAATTTCGATGATGCCATTATTTTTAAAATTACCCTTATGGTAAGTAAATATATGGCATATAAGGAAAACAATATGTATTAA
- the ftsE gene encoding cell division ATP-binding protein FtsE yields the protein MIELKNVTKVYENGAEAVNNISLKINQDEFVFIVGSSGSGKSTLIRMLMKEVEPTEGSIYINDTDITQLSRNEIPYLRRQMGVVFQDFRLLKNKTVYENVAFAMEVTEASNREIRRSVPAVLALVGLQRKAKAYPNQLSGGEQQRCALARAIVNKPPILLADEPTGNLDPDTAWEIMQLLDDINYRGTTVVIATHAKDIVDEMQKRVVTIKNGIILRDVEKGGYSDEA from the coding sequence TTGATTGAGCTTAAGAATGTTACAAAGGTCTACGAAAACGGTGCGGAGGCCGTAAATAATATTTCATTGAAAATAAATCAGGACGAATTTGTTTTTATAGTAGGTTCAAGCGGTTCGGGAAAATCTACCCTCATAAGAATGCTTATGAAAGAGGTTGAGCCTACGGAGGGAAGCATTTATATAAATGATACGGATATCACACAGCTTTCAAGAAATGAGATTCCTTATTTAAGAAGGCAGATGGGCGTGGTGTTTCAGGATTTCAGGCTCCTTAAAAATAAAACGGTTTATGAAAACGTCGCTTTTGCCATGGAGGTTACGGAAGCAAGCAACAGGGAAATAAGACGTTCTGTTCCTGCGGTGCTTGCCTTGGTAGGGCTTCAAAGGAAGGCAAAGGCCTATCCGAACCAGCTTTCAGGCGGAGAACAGCAAAGATGCGCCCTTGCAAGAGCCATTGTGAATAAGCCGCCCATACTTCTTGCGGACGAGCCTACAGGAAATCTGGATCCTGATACTGCATGGGAAATAATGCAGCTTTTAGATGATATTAATTACAGGGGTACAACCGTCGTTATTGCTACCCATGCCAAGGACATAGTAGACGAAATGCAAAAAAGAGTTGTAACCATTAAAAACGGCATTATATTAAGAGACGTTGAAAAGGGTGGTTATAGCGATGAAGCTTAG
- the ftsX gene encoding permease-like cell division protein FtsX, whose product MKLRNMKYYFRESISSIIRNRLMSVASIITVACCILILGFSYCIVSNLDYILKNLESEMMLSVYVMDSYDEDKIEELKSKILSIEHVTGTDYISSKEAMENFAKTYGSDDEENFFTGLEDSEDNILPRSFDIQVDDIENQEYVKNELEKMVGEELEKVKYDKESIDVIIGINNIIRIASIIIILFLGLVSVIIIMNTIKLTVNNRKIEINIMKYVGATDSFIRWPFIIEGMIIGLIGAAIPTALCWFSYGKAIDLINANIPALTSLVEFKSVYSVFAVLIPFSLVLGVIIGAIGSVTSIKRHLLV is encoded by the coding sequence ATGAAGCTTAGAAATATGAAATATTATTTCCGCGAATCCATAAGCAGCATAATAAGAAACAGACTTATGAGCGTTGCCTCAATAATTACTGTGGCTTGTTGCATATTAATCCTTGGATTTTCATACTGTATAGTATCAAACCTTGATTATATATTAAAAAATCTGGAAAGCGAAATGATGCTTTCAGTATATGTGATGGATTCTTATGATGAAGACAAAATTGAAGAGTTAAAATCTAAAATTTTAAGTATAGAACATGTCACAGGAACAGACTATATATCCTCTAAAGAGGCAATGGAGAACTTTGCCAAGACCTACGGTTCAGACGATGAGGAAAATTTCTTCACAGGTCTTGAAGATTCCGAGGATAATATTCTTCCCCGGTCCTTTGACATTCAGGTTGATGATATAGAAAATCAGGAATATGTAAAAAATGAACTTGAAAAAATGGTAGGGGAAGAGCTTGAAAAAGTCAAATATGACAAGGAAAGCATAGACGTTATCATAGGGATTAATAATATAATAAGAATAGCCAGTATCATAATTATTTTGTTTTTAGGCCTAGTCTCTGTTATAATAATCATGAACACTATAAAATTGACCGTAAACAACAGGAAAATCGAAATCAATATTATGAAATACGTAGGCGCTACGGATTCTTTCATACGCTGGCCCTTTATTATTGAAGGCATGATTATAGGCTTAATCGGTGCGGCAATACCTACAGCCTTATGCTGGTTCAGCTATGGAAAAGCTATAGACCTTATCAATGCAAATATACCGGCCCTTACATCATTGGTAGAATTTAAGTCGGTTTATTCCGTTTTTGCTGTTTTGATACCGTTTTCGTTGGTGCTTGGTGTTATTATAGGAGCAATAGGAAGCGTAACTTCTATAAAGAGACACCTGCTGGTCTAA
- a CDS encoding murein hydrolase activator EnvC family protein, whose amino-acid sequence MKRLRLILTVLLLIISFSGNVYAKSISDLMKDRDSLKNQQSDIKSSLSDVQNKKKTTQEEIAEYDEQLNKVTEQLEEIALQLEKSNELLKKTGKELEEAKKACENQNETFRKRARYMYMNGKLNYLDIVLKAESISDLIKRIDYVNRIVAYDLSLIERLEKGQQLIDEKYAEYQKQKDDLAAFELVETGRQHSYEALVKEKEAMLASLSADEVEWLKKLEILDNDSKEVEKQITKMQEEERRKAAAAKGAASPAYTYDGGSLQWPVPGKAYISSGYGWRTMSGKKEFHTGIDIPAARGWNIIAAEGGTVISAGWMNGYGNTVVISHGNGLSTLYAHNSSLSVRAGDTVSRGQVIAKCGSTGISTGNHSHFEVRVNGKHTNPRTYVSP is encoded by the coding sequence TTGAAAAGGCTTAGATTGATATTAACTGTATTATTGCTTATCATTTCTTTTTCCGGCAATGTATATGCAAAAAGTATAAGCGATTTAATGAAAGACAGAGATAGCTTAAAAAATCAGCAAAGTGATATTAAAAGCTCTCTTTCAGACGTTCAGAATAAAAAGAAAACTACTCAGGAAGAAATAGCGGAATATGATGAGCAGCTTAATAAAGTTACGGAGCAGCTTGAAGAAATAGCGCTTCAGCTTGAAAAGTCAAATGAGCTTCTTAAAAAAACGGGCAAAGAGCTTGAAGAAGCAAAAAAAGCCTGTGAAAATCAAAATGAAACCTTTAGAAAACGCGCACGGTACATGTACATGAACGGAAAGCTCAATTATCTTGACATTGTTTTAAAGGCTGAAAGCATAAGTGATTTGATTAAAAGAATAGATTATGTCAACAGGATTGTTGCATATGATTTAAGCCTTATTGAAAGGCTTGAAAAAGGCCAGCAGCTAATAGACGAAAAATACGCTGAATACCAAAAGCAAAAAGACGATTTGGCGGCATTTGAGCTTGTTGAAACAGGAAGACAGCATAGCTATGAAGCCCTTGTAAAAGAAAAGGAGGCCATGCTTGCATCTCTTTCCGCCGATGAGGTTGAATGGCTTAAAAAGCTTGAAATTCTGGATAATGACAGTAAAGAAGTAGAAAAACAGATTACTAAAATGCAGGAAGAAGAAAGAAGAAAGGCGGCAGCGGCAAAAGGTGCTGCAAGCCCGGCTTATACATATGACGGCGGCTCTCTTCAATGGCCGGTTCCGGGTAAAGCATACATATCTTCAGGCTACGGATGGAGAACCATGTCCGGTAAAAAGGAATTCCATACTGGAATAGACATACCTGCTGCCAGAGGCTGGAATATTATAGCTGCCGAAGGCGGAACAGTCATAAGCGCCGGCTGGATGAACGGATATGGCAATACAGTGGTTATAAGTCACGGAAATGGTTTAAGCACATTATATGCCCATAACTCCAGCCTCTCTGTGAGAGCAGGAGATACAGTATCACGAGGCCAAGTTATTGCCAAATGCGGAAGCACGGGAATTTCCACCGGTAATCACAGCCACTTTGAAGTAAGAGTAAACGGTAAGCATACAAACCCGAGAACTTATGTAAGCCCCTAA
- a CDS encoding AbrB family transcriptional regulator, protein MDLIIRLIITIGIGVTGGILAKKLKFIPAAFMLGSLTFVTVFNLTTEYTYFPYWIRILTQIVAGAYLGLNITKESLHSIKTVFFPIAVIMFQYTLFTLFFGYIMHKVSGTDIVTSLYCFAPGGISDLGIIADSLGGDVAVITFMQLIRLITVFGFYPFFYNFIAKKGIIKVGEERGKREPKEPKEIKESDITFFTKERKIKGTFVALSFCSIGGLTGYFLGLPAGAMVFSMLFAVIINLLYRYSYMPIQMRFFSQMLSGVYLGLKITKASLIGISNSMGSVVIMLISIITTPIIFGYITHKITKLDLGTSLFACTPGGMSEMTLLADDMGFDFVKVSIIHLARMLVVISIFPYIINAFISLIS, encoded by the coding sequence TTGGACTTGATAATAAGACTTATAATAACTATAGGAATAGGTGTTACGGGAGGAATACTTGCGAAGAAGCTTAAATTTATTCCGGCTGCTTTTATGCTTGGTTCTCTTACATTCGTCACTGTTTTTAACCTTACTACAGAATATACATATTTTCCTTATTGGATAAGAATACTTACCCAGATTGTGGCGGGAGCCTATCTTGGGCTTAATATAACAAAAGAAAGTCTACATTCTATTAAAACGGTATTTTTTCCTATAGCTGTTATAATGTTTCAATATACTTTGTTCACCTTATTCTTTGGATATATTATGCATAAGGTTTCGGGAACCGATATAGTAACTTCCCTTTACTGTTTTGCCCCCGGCGGGATTTCAGATTTAGGCATCATTGCCGACAGTCTCGGGGGAGATGTTGCAGTCATTACATTTATGCAGCTTATCCGGCTCATAACTGTCTTTGGATTTTATCCTTTCTTCTACAATTTCATAGCTAAAAAAGGTATAATAAAAGTAGGGGAAGAACGGGGTAAAAGAGAACCGAAAGAGCCTAAAGAAATAAAGGAGTCGGATATTACCTTTTTTACTAAAGAGAGAAAAATAAAAGGCACTTTTGTGGCTTTGAGTTTTTGCAGTATAGGTGGTCTTACAGGATATTTTCTTGGGCTTCCGGCCGGCGCCATGGTGTTTTCTATGTTATTTGCAGTAATAATAAATCTCTTATATAGGTATAGCTATATGCCTATACAAATGCGTTTTTTTTCTCAAATGCTTTCTGGGGTATACCTCGGTTTAAAAATAACAAAAGCAAGCTTAATAGGCATATCTAATTCTATGGGCTCTGTCGTTATTATGTTAATAAGCATCATAACTACCCCTATAATATTCGGATATATTACACATAAGATAACAAAGCTTGATTTAGGAACGTCACTTTTTGCCTGTACCCCCGGCGGAATGTCGGAGATGACCCTTTTAGCAGATGATATGGGTTTTGATTTTGTTAAAGTAAGTATTATTCACTTAGCCAGAATGTTAGTTGTAATTTCAATATTTCCTTATATAATTAACGCTTTTATAAGCTTAATATCTTAA
- a CDS encoding glycerate kinase type-2 family protein, with translation MDLRNDAEKIISGAIKDVLPGKGVFDALRDFHEKAYFIAIGKAAWEMGNACALHLKENLIKGIVITKYGHSRGPIENTDIYEAGHPILDDNGVSATEKAVEMAKGLKEGDHLIFLISGGGSALFEIPEKGLSIKDIEMITQKLLACGADIKEMNIIRKRLSAVKGGKFAMICPKANIYAVILSDVLGDNPEFIASGPVSPDSSTFEDVTNIIDKYNLDFDSKIMPYLKAETPKNIENVKINITGSVTKLCQSASEHAKSLGYRTSIMTSTLDCEAYEAGILISSMAIHIKKCCEGMLPCALIFGGETVVKLKGKGKGGRNQEIAISAAQGLENMENVLVFSVGSDGTDGPTDAAGGMADGTTVKRLKEVGFFVKDVLDNNDSYNALKAIGDLILTGPTGTNVNDIAVLLMK, from the coding sequence ATGGATTTGAGAAATGATGCTGAAAAAATCATATCAGGTGCTATAAAAGATGTTTTACCGGGGAAAGGCGTTTTTGACGCCCTTAGAGATTTCCATGAAAAGGCATATTTTATTGCCATAGGCAAGGCCGCTTGGGAAATGGGCAACGCCTGTGCCTTGCATCTGAAAGAAAATCTTATAAAAGGCATTGTTATTACGAAATACGGCCACTCAAGAGGCCCCATAGAAAATACGGATATTTATGAAGCAGGCCACCCTATTTTAGATGATAATGGCGTAAGTGCTACGGAAAAGGCTGTAGAAATGGCAAAAGGGCTTAAAGAGGGAGATCATCTTATATTTCTTATATCGGGAGGAGGCTCTGCTTTATTTGAAATTCCTGAAAAAGGCCTTTCTATTAAAGATATTGAAATGATTACCCAGAAGCTTCTTGCTTGCGGGGCAGATATTAAAGAAATGAACATCATCAGAAAAAGGCTTTCTGCCGTTAAAGGCGGAAAGTTTGCCATGATTTGTCCTAAGGCTAATATATATGCAGTAATTTTATCCGATGTATTGGGAGATAACCCTGAATTTATAGCTTCAGGTCCGGTATCTCCAGACAGCAGCACTTTTGAAGACGTTACAAATATCATCGATAAATATAATCTTGATTTTGACAGTAAAATAATGCCTTATCTGAAAGCTGAAACCCCAAAAAATATAGAAAATGTCAAAATAAACATAACAGGCTCCGTAACAAAGCTATGTCAATCAGCTTCGGAGCATGCAAAGAGCCTTGGCTATCGAACCTCCATTATGACTTCTACACTAGACTGTGAAGCTTATGAGGCAGGAATACTCATATCAAGCATGGCAATACATATTAAAAAATGCTGTGAAGGCATGCTTCCCTGTGCTTTGATATTTGGCGGCGAAACAGTCGTTAAACTGAAAGGAAAGGGAAAAGGCGGAAGAAATCAAGAGATAGCAATTTCCGCAGCTCAAGGCTTGGAAAATATGGAAAACGTCCTTGTGTTTTCCGTAGGCTCCGACGGTACTGACGGCCCTACGGATGCAGCGGGAGGAATGGCAGACGGTACTACTGTAAAGCGGTTAAAAGAGGTAGGTTTTTTCGTTAAAGACGTCCTTGATAACAATGATTCCTATAATGCTTTAAAAGCAATTGGGGATTTAATTCTTACAGGTCCCACAGGAACAAATGTAAACGATATCGCAGTTTTGCTTATGAAATGA
- a CDS encoding adaptor protein MecA, which translates to MRIEKISENQIKFLLSKADLTERDIKITELAYGSEKTQELFREMMEQAMAECGFEAENAPLMIEAIPVTQESIMIIVTKVTGNEYAENKFNLLPRAKEQGKFKKKSLSDFKDDNGKPSIYIYSFLNIDNAIDLSKRLESTFIGESSMYKYNNTYYLILEGPEYLSETGEIEPILNEYGQKHISDPITKYYLLEHGELIVKNPAVQILANV; encoded by the coding sequence ATGAGGATAGAAAAAATAAGCGAAAATCAGATCAAATTCTTACTTAGCAAAGCTGATTTAACGGAAAGAGACATAAAGATTACAGAGCTTGCCTACGGCTCTGAAAAAACTCAGGAGCTTTTCCGTGAAATGATGGAGCAGGCCATGGCCGAATGCGGCTTTGAAGCTGAAAACGCTCCGCTAATGATAGAAGCTATCCCCGTTACACAAGAAAGTATAATGATTATTGTAACCAAGGTCACTGGAAATGAATACGCCGAAAATAAATTCAATCTTCTTCCCCGTGCAAAGGAACAGGGAAAGTTTAAAAAGAAAAGTCTTTCAGATTTTAAGGATGATAACGGTAAGCCGAGCATATATATATATTCATTCTTAAACATAGATAATGCCATTGATTTATCAAAGAGGTTGGAAAGCACCTTTATAGGCGAAAGCAGTATGTACAAATATAACAATACCTACTATCTGATCCTTGAAGGGCCTGAATATCTTTCCGAAACGGGAGAAATTGAACCGATATTAAACGAATACGGCCAAAAGCATATATCAGACCCTATCACTAAATATTATCTTTTAGAACACGGTGAGCTGATAGTAAAAAATCCAGCCGTTCAAATACTTGCAAATGTATAA